One Staphylococcus simiae genomic region harbors:
- a CDS encoding pyruvate carboxylase gives MKHIKKLLVANRGEIAIRIFRAAAELDINTVAIYSNEDKSSLHRYKADESYLVGSDLGPAESYLNIERIIDVAKRAHVDAIHPGYGFLSENEQFARRCQEEGIKFIGPHLEHLDMFGDKVKARTTAIKADLPVIPGTDGPISSYESAKEFADEAGYPLMIKATSGGGGKGMRIVRQASELEDAFHRAKSEAEKSFGNSEVYIERYIDNPKHIEVQVIGDEFGNIVHLYERDCSVQRRHQKVVEVAPSVGLTEDLRQRICNAALQLMENIKYVNAGTVEFLVSGNEFFFIEVNPRVQVEHTITEMVTGIDIVKTQILVADGASLFGDMINMPQQQDIQTLGYAIQCRITTEDPLNDFMPDTGTIIAYRSSGGFGVRLDAGDGFQGAEISPYYDSLLVKLSTHAISFKQAEEKMVRSLREMRIRGVKTNIPFLINVMKNNKFTSGDYTTKFIEETPELFDIKPTLDRGTKTLEYIGNVTINGFPNVQQRPKPEYESTTIPKVSHNRIASLSGTKQLLDQVGPKGVADWVKQQDDVLITDTTFRDAHQSLLATRVRTKDMMNIASETAEVFRDGFSLEMWGGATFDVAYNFLKENPWERLERLHKAIPNVLFQMLLRASNAVGYKNYPDNVIHKFVAESAKAGIDVFRIFDSLNWVDQMKVANEAVQHAGKISEGAICYTGDILNPQRSNVYTLEYYVKLAKELEREGFHILAIKDMAGLLKPKAAYELIGELKEAVDLPIHLHTHDTSGNGLLTYKQAIDAGVDIIDTAVASMSGLTSQPSANSLYYALNGFSRNLRTDIEGLETLSQYWSTVRSYYSDFESDIKSPNTSIYQHEMPGGQYSNLSQQAKSLGLGERFDEVKDMYRRVNFLFGDLVKVTPSSKVVGDMALYMVQNDLDEQSVIANGYKLDFPESVVSFFKGEIGQPVNGFNKELQDVILKGQSALTERPGEYLEPVNFDEVRNQLAQQQDEVTEQDVISYVLYPKVYEQYIQTKEQYGDLSLLDTPTFFFGMRNGETVEIEIDTGKRLIIKLETISEPDENGNRTIYYAMNGQARRIYIKDDNVQTNAHVKPKADKSNPNHIGAQMPGSVTEVKVAVGDEVKANQPLLITEAMKMETTVQAPFDGVIKQITVVNGDAIATGDLLIEIESQQ, from the coding sequence TTGAAACATATAAAAAAGTTGCTTGTTGCTAACCGTGGAGAAATTGCAATTCGAATTTTTAGAGCAGCAGCAGAGTTAGACATTAATACGGTTGCAATTTATTCAAATGAAGATAAAAGTTCATTACACAGATATAAAGCTGATGAATCTTATTTAGTAGGCAGTGATTTAGGACCAGCTGAAAGTTATTTAAATATTGAACGTATTATAGATGTAGCAAAACGAGCTCATGTAGATGCGATTCATCCTGGCTATGGTTTTTTAAGTGAAAATGAACAGTTTGCACGTCGATGTCAAGAAGAGGGAATAAAATTTATAGGACCTCATCTAGAACATTTAGATATGTTTGGAGATAAAGTTAAAGCCCGTACCACTGCAATCAAAGCAGATTTACCAGTTATACCTGGAACGGATGGTCCAATTAGTTCATATGAATCAGCTAAAGAATTTGCAGATGAGGCAGGATATCCATTAATGATTAAAGCCACTAGTGGTGGTGGCGGTAAAGGTATGAGAATTGTACGCCAAGCTAGCGAATTAGAAGATGCTTTCCATCGTGCTAAATCTGAAGCTGAAAAGTCATTTGGTAACAGTGAAGTATATATAGAAAGATACATCGATAACCCTAAACATATTGAAGTTCAAGTTATTGGTGATGAATTTGGTAATATTGTACATTTATACGAACGTGATTGTTCAGTACAACGTAGACATCAAAAAGTTGTGGAAGTGGCACCTTCTGTTGGATTAACAGAAGATTTGAGACAACGTATTTGTAATGCTGCACTACAATTAATGGAAAATATAAAATATGTTAATGCAGGAACAGTTGAATTTTTAGTTTCTGGTAATGAATTCTTCTTTATTGAAGTAAACCCAAGAGTTCAAGTTGAGCATACCATTACAGAAATGGTAACAGGTATTGATATAGTAAAAACTCAAATTTTAGTGGCTGATGGCGCAAGTTTATTTGGAGATATGATAAACATGCCACAACAACAAGATATTCAAACGTTAGGTTATGCTATTCAATGTCGTATTACTACAGAAGATCCTCTAAATGATTTTATGCCAGATACGGGAACAATTATTGCTTATCGTTCTAGTGGTGGATTTGGCGTACGTTTGGATGCAGGTGATGGTTTCCAAGGTGCAGAAATATCACCGTATTATGATTCATTGTTGGTTAAATTGTCTACCCATGCAATTTCATTTAAACAAGCTGAAGAAAAAATGGTACGTTCATTAAGAGAAATGAGAATTCGTGGGGTTAAAACGAACATTCCATTTTTGATTAATGTTATGAAGAATAACAAATTCACTAGTGGAGATTATACTACTAAATTTATTGAAGAGACGCCGGAACTATTTGATATTAAGCCCACATTAGATAGAGGTACTAAGACTTTAGAGTATATCGGAAATGTCACAATTAATGGTTTTCCAAATGTTCAACAAAGACCTAAACCAGAGTACGAGTCAACAACAATTCCTAAAGTATCACATAACAGAATAGCCTCTCTGTCAGGTACTAAGCAATTATTAGATCAAGTAGGACCGAAAGGTGTTGCAGATTGGGTTAAACAACAAGATGATGTATTGATTACAGATACGACATTTAGAGATGCACATCAATCTTTATTAGCAACCCGAGTAAGAACTAAAGATATGATGAATATTGCTTCAGAAACTGCTGAAGTATTTAGAGATGGTTTTTCACTTGAAATGTGGGGTGGTGCGACATTTGATGTTGCTTATAACTTCCTTAAAGAAAATCCATGGGAACGTTTAGAACGCTTACATAAAGCAATACCAAATGTATTGTTCCAAATGTTACTAAGAGCGTCCAATGCTGTTGGTTATAAAAATTATCCAGATAATGTAATTCATAAATTTGTTGCAGAAAGCGCGAAAGCGGGAATTGATGTCTTTAGAATATTTGATTCATTAAACTGGGTAGATCAAATGAAAGTAGCAAATGAAGCAGTACAACATGCAGGAAAGATTTCTGAAGGAGCTATTTGTTATACAGGTGACATTTTAAACCCACAACGTTCTAACGTATATACATTAGAATACTATGTGAAGTTAGCCAAAGAATTAGAAAGAGAAGGTTTCCATATTTTAGCAATTAAAGATATGGCAGGACTATTAAAACCTAAAGCAGCTTATGAATTAATAGGCGAATTAAAAGAAGCTGTCGATTTACCAATTCATTTGCATACACATGATACGAGTGGTAATGGCTTGTTAACTTACAAACAAGCAATAGACGCTGGTGTCGATATTATTGATACTGCAGTAGCTTCAATGAGTGGTTTGACTAGTCAACCTAGTGCGAACTCTTTATATTATGCATTAAATGGTTTCTCACGTAACTTGAGAACAGATATTGAAGGACTAGAAACATTGAGTCAATATTGGTCAACTGTACGTTCATATTATTCTGATTTTGAAAGTGATATCAAATCGCCTAATACTTCTATTTATCAACATGAAATGCCTGGTGGACAATATTCTAATCTAAGTCAACAAGCGAAAAGTTTAGGACTTGGAGAACGCTTTGATGAAGTTAAAGATATGTATCGTCGAGTTAATTTCTTGTTTGGTGATCTTGTAAAAGTTACGCCATCATCCAAAGTTGTTGGAGATATGGCATTATATATGGTTCAAAACGATTTAGATGAACAATCGGTTATTGCTAATGGTTATAAATTAGATTTCCCTGAGTCAGTAGTGTCGTTCTTTAAAGGTGAGATTGGACAACCTGTTAATGGTTTTAATAAAGAATTGCAAGATGTCATTTTAAAAGGACAAAGTGCTTTAACCGAAAGACCAGGTGAATATTTAGAACCTGTTAATTTTGATGAAGTTAGAAATCAATTGGCACAACAACAAGATGAAGTTACTGAACAAGATGTCATTAGTTATGTGTTATATCCAAAAGTATATGAACAATATATTCAAACTAAAGAACAATATGGAGATTTATCGTTACTCGACACACCAACATTCTTCTTTGGTATGAGAAATGGTGAAACAGTTGAAATTGAAATTGATACTGGTAAGCGTTTAATAATTAAATTAGAAACAATTAGCGAGCCTGATGAAAATGGTAATAGAACGATTTACTATGCTATGAATGGTCAAGCGCGTAGAATTTATATTAAAGATGACAATGTGCAAACCAACGCACATGTTAAGCCAAAAGCAGATAAGTCAAATCCAAATCATATTGGTGCTCAAATGCCTGGATCAGTAACTGAAGTTAAAGTTGCTGTAGGTGACGAAGTTAAAGCTAATCAACCATTGTTAATTACTGAAGCGATGAAAATGGAAACAACGGTTCAAGCACCATTCGATGGTGTCATTAAACAAATAACAGTAGTTAATGGAGATGCTATTGCTACTGGAGATTTACTAATTGAAATAGAATCACAACAATAA
- a CDS encoding CAP-associated domain-containing protein: MKKLVIRVIGVFFLIGFLVYLFYSPKLKFDVLENPNKNTKITKSDKYKMNNHAENPKPKKGVGTWVGKNINILTEKFGQAERIYPYKEKYKNYVFKDKNKYYIVTTKDKKIESVYATGKSVNVSPLKIGEHVGKIFNNTSINPEPTFTVNGKKYEFELSDEDIKTQMLIKYGDIYAQVYTDQQSKEILSVRFLTKEMLAEIQPYQLNNNSSDSDDEKVEQPVGQSSNQLISLYEVTNEMRKLKGLHPLKVNSDLAHIASNNLYEATSSGNDGVEFTEDALKGQFEKNSISYKSTAQNVGYDFNDVPTLIHSWMNSDIHRSRLLNSKYDEMGGEVMRDYYSLIFLQK; the protein is encoded by the coding sequence ATGAAAAAATTAGTAATTAGAGTTATTGGTGTGTTCTTTTTAATAGGCTTTTTAGTATATTTATTTTATTCGCCAAAGCTGAAATTTGATGTTTTAGAGAATCCTAATAAAAATACTAAAATAACAAAAAGTGATAAATACAAAATGAATAACCATGCAGAAAATCCGAAACCTAAAAAGGGTGTTGGCACATGGGTAGGTAAAAACATTAATATATTAACTGAAAAATTTGGACAAGCAGAACGTATTTATCCATATAAAGAAAAATATAAAAATTATGTTTTTAAAGATAAGAATAAATATTATATCGTCACAACTAAAGATAAAAAAATTGAGTCAGTATATGCAACTGGCAAATCTGTTAACGTAAGTCCACTGAAAATCGGTGAACATGTAGGTAAAATATTTAATAATACGAGTATTAATCCTGAACCAACATTTACAGTTAATGGAAAAAAATATGAATTTGAATTATCAGATGAAGACATAAAAACACAAATGTTAATCAAATATGGTGATATTTATGCACAAGTTTATACAGACCAACAGTCAAAAGAAATATTAAGTGTTAGATTTCTAACTAAAGAGATGTTAGCAGAAATTCAACCATATCAACTAAATAATAACTCATCGGATAGTGATGATGAAAAAGTTGAACAGCCAGTTGGACAAAGTTCTAATCAACTCATTTCATTGTATGAAGTAACCAATGAAATGAGAAAACTTAAAGGATTACACCCTTTAAAAGTAAATAGTGATTTAGCGCATATAGCTTCAAATAACTTATACGAAGCAACTTCGAGTGGTAATGATGGTGTAGAATTTACGGAAGATGCTTTAAAAGGTCAATTTGAAAAAAATAGTATAAGTTATAAGTCCACTGCTCAAAATGTGGGCTATGACTTTAATGACGTACCGACATTAATTCATAGTTGGATGAATTCAGATATTCATCGTTCACGACTTTTAAATTCTAAATATGATGAAATGGGAGGAGAAGTAATGAGAGATTACTATTCATTAATCTTTTTACAAAAATAA
- a CDS encoding YlaN family protein, which yields MTKQSTMNNAALDQLTNDANEILHLIKVQMDNLTLPSCPLYEEVLDTQMFGLQKEVDFAVKLGLVDREDGKKIMLRLEKELSKLHEAFTNV from the coding sequence ATGACGAAACAATCTACGATGAATAATGCAGCATTAGATCAATTAACAAATGATGCAAATGAAATTTTGCATTTAATTAAAGTTCAAATGGATAATTTAACTTTACCTTCATGTCCTTTGTATGAAGAAGTTTTAGATACACAAATGTTTGGCCTTCAAAAAGAAGTTGATTTTGCAGTGAAATTAGGCTTGGTTGACAGAGAAGATGGTAAAAAAATTATGTTACGCCTAGAAAAAGAACTTTCAAAATTACACGAAGCATTTACAAATGTTTAA
- a CDS encoding COX15/CtaA family protein, whose amino-acid sequence MFSKKNLKWLGVLATLMMTFVQLGGALVTKTGSEDGCGSSWPLCHGALVPDFMPISTIIELSHRAVSGLSLIIVLWLVITAWKNIGYIKEIKPLSIISVGFLLIQALVGAAAVIWQQNSYVLALHFGISLISFSSVFLITLIIFSVDQKYEADVLIIKKPLRRLTWIMAIITYCGVYTGALVRHAHASLAYGGFPLPFSDLLPHSEQDWVQLAHRAMALIVFIIILITYIHAIKNYPNNRTVRYGYTAALILVILQAVTGALSIMTGVNLIVALFHALFITYLFGMMAYFIMLILRTKRALKAKN is encoded by the coding sequence GTGTTTAGTAAAAAGAATTTAAAATGGCTTGGCGTCCTAGCCACATTAATGATGACGTTCGTGCAACTAGGTGGCGCTTTAGTTACCAAAACTGGCTCAGAAGATGGTTGTGGGTCATCTTGGCCATTGTGTCATGGTGCGCTAGTTCCAGACTTCATGCCTATTTCTACAATAATTGAATTAAGTCACAGGGCTGTATCGGGCTTATCATTAATTATTGTACTTTGGCTAGTTATAACTGCTTGGAAAAATATAGGATATATAAAAGAAATTAAACCATTATCTATCATTAGTGTTGGCTTTTTATTAATTCAAGCATTAGTAGGAGCTGCAGCTGTAATTTGGCAACAAAATAGTTACGTTCTTGCGCTTCATTTTGGTATTTCTTTAATTAGTTTTTCATCAGTGTTCTTAATTACTTTAATTATTTTCTCTGTGGATCAAAAATATGAAGCTGACGTATTAATTATCAAAAAACCGCTACGTCGTTTAACTTGGATTATGGCAATTATAACGTATTGTGGCGTTTATACAGGTGCTTTAGTAAGACATGCACATGCTAGTTTAGCTTATGGAGGATTTCCTTTACCATTTAGTGATTTATTGCCGCATTCTGAACAAGATTGGGTTCAATTAGCTCATAGAGCTATGGCTTTAATTGTCTTTATAATCATTTTAATTACTTACATTCATGCAATTAAGAATTATCCAAATAATCGTACCGTTAGATATGGTTATACTGCAGCATTGATTTTAGTCATATTACAAGCAGTTACTGGTGCTCTATCTATCATGACTGGTGTAAATTTAATAGTTGCCTTATTCCACGCCTTATTTATAACTTATTTATTCGGTATGATGGCATACTTTATTATGTTAATATTACGTACTAAACGTGCATTAAAAGCTAAAAATTAA
- the ftsW gene encoding cell division peptidoglycan polymerase FtsW, translating into MKNLRGILRYIGKTSKFIDYPLLVTYIVLCLIGLVMVYSASMVPATKGTLTGGVEVAGTYFYNRQLAYVIISFIIVFFMAFLMNVKLLSNVNVQKWMMLGIIALLLATLIVGKDINGSKSWINLGFMNLQASELLKIAIILYLPFMINKKMPRVQNNFKLILRPFLLIMMCTFLVLLQKDVGQTLLILIILFAIILYSGIGVSKVLRYGIPTILAFLVVFIIALLGGFLPTYLTARFSTLTNPFQYESGTGYHISNSLLAIGNGGIFGRGLGNSILKLGYLPEPHTDFIFAVICEELGLIGGLLVICLEFFIVYRAFQFATKTTSYFYKLVCVGIAAYIGSQTFVNLGGISATIPLTGVPLPFISYGGSSIISLSIALGLLLIVGKQIKIDQHRKKQQKKVDIKRRFN; encoded by the coding sequence ATGAAGAATTTAAGAGGAATTTTAAGGTATATTGGTAAAACATCAAAATTTATCGATTACCCATTGCTAGTTACATATATTGTTTTATGCTTAATAGGCTTAGTCATGGTGTATAGTGCGAGTATGGTACCAGCAACAAAAGGGACATTAACTGGTGGTGTCGAAGTAGCAGGAACATACTTTTATAATCGACAACTAGCCTATGTCATTATTAGTTTTATTATCGTCTTTTTTATGGCATTTTTAATGAACGTTAAGTTATTGAGCAATGTCAATGTTCAGAAATGGATGATGCTAGGCATTATTGCGTTGTTATTAGCTACTTTAATTGTAGGTAAGGATATTAACGGTTCTAAAAGTTGGATTAATTTAGGCTTTATGAACTTACAAGCGTCAGAACTATTAAAAATTGCTATCATTTTATACTTACCATTTATGATTAATAAGAAAATGCCTAGAGTTCAAAATAATTTCAAATTAATACTTAGACCGTTTCTATTAATTATGATGTGTACTTTCTTAGTACTCTTACAAAAAGACGTAGGTCAAACGTTACTGATTTTAATTATTTTATTCGCTATTATTTTGTATTCAGGAATAGGTGTTTCTAAAGTATTAAGATATGGCATTCCGACAATTTTAGCGTTTTTAGTAGTATTTATTATTGCGTTACTAGGTGGTTTCTTACCAACATATTTAACAGCTCGTTTTAGTACTTTAACGAACCCATTCCAGTATGAATCTGGTACAGGTTATCATATCTCTAACTCTTTATTAGCCATTGGTAACGGTGGAATTTTTGGTAGAGGACTAGGCAACAGCATTTTAAAATTAGGTTATTTGCCTGAACCTCATACCGACTTTATTTTCGCTGTTATTTGTGAAGAATTAGGTTTAATTGGTGGTTTATTAGTGATATGTTTAGAATTCTTTATTGTTTATCGAGCATTTCAATTTGCTACTAAAACAACTTCATATTTTTATAAATTAGTTTGTGTAGGTATAGCTGCATATATTGGTAGTCAAACGTTCGTCAATTTAGGTGGTATATCAGCAACAATACCATTAACAGGTGTACCATTACCATTTATTAGTTATGGTGGTTCGTCAATTATTAGTTTAAGTATCGCATTAGGGCTATTACTAATTGTTGGTAAACAAATTAAAATTGATCAACATAGAAAGAAACAACAAAAGAAAGTAGATATAAAACGACGATTTAATTAA
- a CDS encoding DUF2197 domain-containing protein, translated as MRQVQCIICDTKVYIDEQTVEAKRLKNNPIRTFMCDDCKSRLDTPKQRPQYNHID; from the coding sequence TTGAGACAAGTTCAATGCATCATTTGTGATACTAAAGTATACATAGATGAACAAACTGTTGAAGCTAAGCGTCTTAAAAATAATCCAATAAGAACTTTTATGTGTGATGATTGTAAGAGTCGTCTAGACACACCTAAGCAACGTCCACAATACAATCACATAGATTAA
- a CDS encoding DUF420 domain-containing protein has translation MGVPILPTISTSCIVISAILIAIGWRLIWKGDIEKHKKVMLAAAIFATTFFVIYMSRTIFIGNTAFGGPESIKKYYTFFLIFHINLATIGGILGIIQIVTAFKDKFNIHRKVGPFASIIWFLTAITGVTVYTLLYVLYPGGETTSLLKATFGH, from the coding sequence ATGGGCGTTCCAATTTTACCAACAATTAGTACTTCATGTATCGTGATAAGTGCCATTTTAATTGCGATTGGTTGGAGATTGATTTGGAAAGGGGATATCGAAAAGCATAAAAAAGTGATGTTAGCAGCTGCAATATTTGCTACAACATTTTTTGTTATTTATATGAGTAGAACTATTTTTATAGGTAATACTGCTTTTGGTGGACCTGAAAGTATTAAAAAATATTATACGTTTTTCTTAATTTTCCATATTAATTTAGCAACAATAGGCGGAATATTAGGTATTATACAAATTGTTACTGCATTTAAAGATAAATTTAATATTCATCGTAAAGTTGGACCATTCGCTTCAATCATTTGGTTTTTAACAGCTATTACTGGTGTAACAGTTTATACATTATTATATGTACTATACCCAGGTGGAGAAACAACTTCTTTATTAAAAGCAACATTTGGTCATTAA
- the cyoE gene encoding heme o synthase has protein sequence MSKEHTLSQDESRVNFKELQQIIKMGLVQGNLIPAFAGAWLAVVMTGHSFLSSIPQIILMLIGSTLIMGGACALNNYYDQDIDQIMPSKQNRPTVNDRISNKNLLLLSFGMMLVGEMSLFLLNIPTGVLGLAGIVGYVSFYSIWSKRHTTWNTVVGSFPGAVPPLIGWVAIEGSMSIEAIALFLVIFCWQPIHFYALAIKRKDEYSLANIPMLPSVKGFKRTRVSMFIWLIILLPLPLMLSSLGTTFVVLATLLNLGWLALGLTTFKKDSIQEKWATKMFIYSLNYLVVFFVLVVIVSLINMI, from the coding sequence ATGAGTAAAGAGCACACTTTGTCACAAGATGAAAGCAGAGTAAACTTCAAAGAATTACAACAAATTATTAAAATGGGACTTGTTCAAGGTAACTTGATTCCAGCATTTGCAGGTGCATGGCTTGCGGTTGTAATGACAGGTCATTCCTTCCTATCATCGATACCTCAAATTATACTGATGCTTATAGGCTCTACATTAATTATGGGTGGTGCTTGTGCGTTAAATAATTATTATGATCAAGATATTGATCAAATTATGCCAAGTAAGCAAAATAGACCTACAGTTAATGATAGAATTTCAAATAAAAATTTATTATTATTAAGTTTCGGAATGATGTTAGTAGGTGAAATGAGTTTATTCCTATTAAATATTCCAACAGGTGTATTAGGACTTGCAGGCATAGTAGGATATGTCTCTTTTTATTCTATTTGGTCTAAAAGACATACAACTTGGAACACTGTTGTAGGTAGTTTTCCTGGTGCTGTACCTCCATTAATTGGTTGGGTAGCTATTGAAGGATCTATGAGTATAGAAGCAATTGCTTTATTTTTAGTTATATTTTGTTGGCAACCCATTCATTTTTATGCTTTAGCAATTAAACGTAAAGATGAATATTCATTAGCAAATATTCCAATGTTACCATCTGTTAAAGGATTTAAACGTACACGTGTCAGTATGTTTATTTGGCTAATTATTTTATTACCATTGCCACTAATGTTATCTAGCTTAGGAACAACTTTTGTTGTGTTAGCTACATTATTAAATCTTGGATGGCTTGCATTGGGTTTAACTACATTCAAAAAAGATTCAATTCAAGAGAAATGGGCAACAAAAATGTTTATATATTCACTAAATTATTTAGTAGTATTTTTCGTTTTAGTTGTTATCGTTTCACTAATTAATATGATTTAG
- a CDS encoding YlbF family regulator has protein sequence MITSASLDILDDIDELADMIVQSETYFQFKQAEQQLANDDEAHLLYQAFLKSKEKYDEVQRFGKYHPDYRQVMMETRQRKRAYEMLEVVMYHKSKEVELQQLIDEVVFKIAVAVSENVKIEAGNPFFQTTHHGCATGGSCNCSL, from the coding sequence ATGATAACTAGTGCATCATTGGACATTTTAGATGATATAGACGAACTAGCAGATATGATCGTCCAATCCGAGACGTATTTTCAATTTAAACAAGCTGAGCAGCAATTGGCGAATGATGATGAAGCACATTTATTATATCAAGCTTTTTTGAAATCTAAGGAAAAATACGATGAAGTACAAAGGTTTGGGAAGTATCATCCAGATTACAGACAAGTTATGATGGAAACAAGGCAACGTAAGCGAGCATATGAAATGCTTGAAGTGGTAATGTATCATAAATCAAAAGAAGTAGAGTTACAACAACTTATTGATGAGGTAGTTTTTAAAATTGCAGTAGCAGTTTCCGAAAACGTAAAAATAGAAGCGGGCAATCCATTTTTTCAAACTACACATCATGGCTGTGCGACTGGTGGTTCATGTAATTGTTCATTGTAA